A window of the Trichoplusia ni isolate ovarian cell line Hi5 chromosome 4, tn1, whole genome shotgun sequence genome harbors these coding sequences:
- the LOC113492833 gene encoding uncharacterized protein LOC113492833, which produces MASAAWLASLLLLSNVFVIRAQYPCALGSQGYPGYGAPPPYPIIVKSGNDDGMKTILPILLLLLTDGCGGNGGCGGGCGGGCGGNGGGGGCQAIPIPYPIPYPVCQGQQANG; this is translated from the exons ATGGCGTCCGCAGCGTGGCTTGCTTCTCTATTACTTCTCTCCAAC GTATTCGTGATCCGGGCGCAGTACCCTTGCGCCTTGGGATCACAGGGATACCCCGGCTACGGGGCTCCTCCGCCATACCCCATCATTGTAAAATCTGGCAATGACGACGGTATGAAGACTATCCTGCCCATTCTTCTGCTCCTTCTAACTGACGGATGTGGAGGCAATGGGGGCTGCGGCGGCGGGTGCGGGGGCGGCTGCGGGGGCAACGGGGGCGGCGGGGGCTGCCAGGCCATCCCGATTCCATACCCCATCCCGTACCCGGTCTGCCAGGGCCAACAAGCCAACGGTTAA
- the LOC113492831 gene encoding dachshund homolog 1-like, giving the protein MGFKHLFVFTALLLLWKVCKVHGQGARVEYVNQPYCGPPLAAAVQTSPQVVVPALYKPCDYIPEPAPIVPSFNGYSGITGYPPSPSPAFFPGFPGPMPPIIVEDDDDDKYHHLLYFLIFAMRNRRCGGGYGGYGGGCNGGCGGGCGGGCGGYDGGYGGYNGGCGGNCGGSCGGGCSTGYNGCNSCGFPYFPYPFPIPSCGGGYSTCGCSDTSYSCGCNDDSSCGCQGANEINLIIRAADCNSNCNCNSCCTCR; this is encoded by the exons ATGGGTTTTAAGCATCTATTTGTATTCACTGCTCTCCTTCTTTTGTGGAAG GTATGCAAGGTGCACGGCCAGGGTGCCCGCGTGGAGTACGTTAACCAGCCTTACTGTGGGCCACCACTGGCGGCTGCCGTCCAGACCAGCCCGCAAGTCGTCGTCCCCGCGCTCTACAAGCCCTGCGACTACATCCCGGAGCCTGCTCCCATCGTGCCTAGCTTCAATGGCTACAGCGGCATCACCGGCTACCCTCCCAGCCCTAGCCCTGCCTTCTTCCCCGGTTTCCCTGGCCCCATGCCCCCAATCATCGTTGAAGACGATGACGATGACAAGTATCACCATCTTCTCTACTTCCTCATTTTCGCCATGAGGAACAGGAGATGCGGTGGTGGATACGGAGGCTACGGCGGCGGTTGCAATGGTGGCTGCGGAGGCGGGTGCGGAGGCGGATGTGGAGGATACGATGGCGGTTATGGAGGCTACAATGGCGGGTGTGGCGGCAACTGCGGGGGCAGCTGCGGCGGCGGCTGCTCTACTGGCTACAATGGATGTAACAGCTGTGGTTTCCCTTACTTCCCTTACCCCTTCCCCATTCCTAGCTGTGGAGGAGGTTACTCAACCTGCGGCTGTTCTGATACTTCCTACAGCTGCGGCTGCAACGATGACAGTTCGTGCGGCTGTCAGGGAGCCAACGAGATCAACCTTATAATTAGAGCTGCTGATTGCAATAGCAATTGTAACTGCAATAGTTGTTGTACATGCCGTTAA